From Sulfuricaulis sp., one genomic window encodes:
- the bamC gene encoding outer membrane protein assembly factor BamC yields the protein MTKQFARLLLCLLAAVSVGACQTIADKRKIDYKSTRTLPPLDIPPDLATPEGVKGPEQGGTGPATLSGFVSGEAQKKAPGSSDVLPAYDGIRIERAGQIRWLVVKLPAEQLWPRVREFALDRGLIIDKENPQTGVLETDWAENRANVGSGLQKLLSKSLGTLYSTGLRDKYRIRLERGTVSGTTEIYLSHRGMEEVIVGSSPDGVGETRWQSRPSDPDLEAEMLRLMMASLGVKEEVAKSMIAATAETPAPERAKLNREKDGISLTLQEDFERAWRRVGLVLDRTSFTVEDRDRSKGVYYVRYIDPDTAQKKKGWFRSLFSKKEADPTNDYQIVLKGNNASTRVDVLTKEGAPEQPKSSERILTLLFDQLK from the coding sequence ATGACGAAACAATTCGCCAGACTTCTGCTTTGCCTGCTGGCGGCCGTGTCCGTCGGCGCATGCCAGACCATCGCTGACAAACGCAAGATCGACTATAAATCCACGCGCACCCTGCCACCGCTCGATATTCCCCCCGATTTGGCGACGCCCGAGGGCGTCAAGGGGCCGGAACAAGGCGGTACCGGCCCGGCAACCTTATCGGGATTCGTCAGTGGCGAGGCGCAGAAGAAAGCGCCCGGCAGCAGTGACGTGCTTCCGGCCTACGATGGCATCCGGATTGAGCGCGCCGGTCAGATTCGCTGGCTGGTGGTCAAGTTGCCGGCAGAACAGCTCTGGCCGAGAGTGCGAGAATTCGCTCTCGATCGGGGCCTTATTATTGACAAGGAAAATCCGCAAACCGGCGTCCTTGAAACCGACTGGGCCGAAAACCGCGCGAATGTTGGCTCGGGTCTGCAGAAGTTACTGTCGAAATCACTCGGCACGCTGTACTCCACCGGATTGCGCGACAAATACCGCATCCGCCTTGAACGCGGCACCGTGTCCGGCACCACGGAAATCTACCTGAGCCATCGCGGCATGGAGGAAGTTATTGTTGGCAGCAGCCCGGATGGCGTGGGCGAGACGAGATGGCAGTCGCGGCCCTCGGACCCGGACTTGGAAGCAGAAATGCTGCGGCTGATGATGGCGAGTCTGGGCGTGAAAGAGGAAGTGGCCAAGAGCATGATCGCCGCCACCGCAGAAACACCCGCGCCCGAACGCGCCAAGCTTAATCGCGAAAAAGACGGTATCTCTCTCACCCTGCAGGAGGATTTTGAGCGCGCGTGGCGGCGCGTGGGGTTGGTGCTCGACCGGACCAGCTTCACGGTGGAAGATCGCGATCGTTCCAAGGGTGTTTATTATGTGCGCTATATCGACCCGGACACGGCCCAGAAGAAAAAGGGCTGGTTTCGGAGCCTGTTCAGCAAGAAGGAAGCCGACCCGACGAACGATTACCAAATCGTTCTCAAGGGAAATAATGCTTCCACCCGGGTGGACGTGCTGACCAAGGAAGGTGCGCCGGAGCAGCCCAAGTCCAGTGAGCGCATCCTGACGCTGCTTTTTGACCAACTGAAATAG
- a CDS encoding type II toxin-antitoxin system HicB family antitoxin, which yields MLRSYIQAALRYAKHNILSDTKSYYGEIPAFQGVYSNAKTLETCRKPLQEVLEEWILFRVSKHLPLPIVDGIELKIRMIV from the coding sequence ATGCTTCGCAGTTACATTCAAGCCGCCCTGCGATACGCCAAGCACAATATTCTTTCCGATACGAAAAGTTATTACGGCGAGATTCCGGCTTTTCAAGGCGTTTATTCCAATGCGAAAACCCTTGAAACCTGTCGGAAACCACTCCAAGAGGTCTTGGAGGAGTGGATTCTGTTCCGCGTCTCCAAACACCTGCCGCTGCCCATCGTGGACGGTATCGAGCTGAAAATCCGCATGATCGTCTAG
- a CDS encoding DUF4160 domain-containing protein — protein MHVHVYCERGEAKFWLEPRIELAQNYGIPARDLRIIEGLIEDHANEIRKAWKKHFDR, from the coding sequence ATGCATGTGCACGTGTACTGTGAACGGGGCGAGGCGAAATTCTGGCTGGAACCGCGCATCGAATTGGCGCAGAATTACGGAATCCCGGCCCGCGATCTGCGCATTATTGAAGGTTTAATCGAGGATCACGCCAATGAAATCCGCAAAGCTTGGAAAAAGCACTTCGACCGCTGA
- a CDS encoding VOC family protein, translating to MEPRLSFVTLGVSDLQRATKFYEEVLGLPRISTPPEVTFFELGKTWLALYPRELLAADAGVPAAGSGFPGFTLAHNVRSAAEVDALLKEVAAKGGRIVKSGTRADWGGHTGYFADPDGFLWEVAWNPQFPHT from the coding sequence ATGGAACCCCGCCTCAGCTTTGTAACCCTCGGCGTCTCCGATCTCCAGCGCGCGACGAAATTTTACGAGGAAGTATTGGGCCTACCGCGCATATCCACGCCGCCCGAAGTTACCTTCTTCGAACTCGGCAAGACCTGGTTGGCGCTGTATCCGCGCGAGCTGCTGGCGGCGGATGCCGGGGTTCCGGCGGCGGGGTCAGGGTTTCCCGGTTTCACGCTGGCGCACAACGTGCGTTCGGCGGCGGAGGTGGATGCGCTGCTGAAGGAAGTCGCGGCCAAGGGAGGCCGCATCGTGAAGTCGGGCACGCGCGCGGACTGGGGCGGGCATACGGGCTACTTCGCCGACCCCGATGGTTTTCTGTGGGAAGTTGCCTGGAACCCACAATTTCCGCATACGTAA
- the purL gene encoding phosphoribosylformylglycinamidine synthase, which translates to MTNGKPEASKGPSPKAPTLLSLPGASALSPFRRDRLLKEMQARVPGLADVTAHYWHFAALESELDARGRGLLERLLTYGPAANADHANPFAAPLLVIPRLGTISPWSTKATDIAHCCGLKQIRRVERGVAWQFIKSDGSVLEAAERETLMPLIHDRMVENVLPGLTQAAELFRQDAPVQLRVVDLVAGGREALVTANRDWGLALSEDEIDYLVKNFKRIGRNPTDVELMMFAQANSEHCRHKIFNADWIIDGQPQTDSLFGMIRKTHAANPKGTLSAYEDNAAVIEGGRIGRFFPEPGTGVYTYHEDDTHILMKVETHNHPTAISPFPGAATGSGGEIRDEGATGSGAKPKAGITGFSVSNLRIPGATQPWEQDYGKPGRIVSALSIMLEGPVGGASFNNEFGRPNIGGYFRSFEMEVDGEVRGYHKPIMLAGGLGNIRAQHVHKRGIPAGAKIIVIGGPAMLIGLGGGAASSMATGTSHEELDFASVQRSNAEMQRRCQEVIDQCWALGEDNPILSIHDVGAGGLSNALPELVNGAGRGGRFDLRAVPNDQPGMSPMEIWCNEAQERYVLAVEEKEFETFSALCERERCPYAVVGQATKEQHLVLEDSQFAAQGERQGKPIDMDLAVLFGKPPKMQRDVKHKKSKLERFKTRGIDIKDAVNRVLHLPTVANKTFLISIGDRTVSGLVCRDQMVGPWQVPVADVAVTASGYDGYTGEAMAIGERTPLALINAAASGRMAIGEALTNLAAARIQKLPDVKLSANWMAAAGHPGEDAALYDTVRTVALEMCPALGISIPVGKDSMSMKTVWQDAEGKERAVTAPLSLIVTAFAPVMDVRKTLTPQLRTDKGETDLILVDLGKGANRLGGSALAQVYGQLGDEAPDVDDPRVPRLFFHVVQALNELGFAYAYHDRSDGGLLATICEMAFAGRTGVRIDLSDLGSDPVAALFNEELGAVLQVPRSRREGIIGALKKAGLARHTHIIGTLTSDEIISFNHDNKEIFYDSRVNLQRAWSETTYRMQALRDNPQCAQEEYDRILDMADPGLSARLTFDPEEKIAAPYIGRGVKPRIAILREQGVNGQVEMAAAFDRAGFAAVDVTMSDIIEGRLALKDFKGFAACGGFSFGDVLGAGEGWAKSILFNSRARDEFAAFFTRKDTFALGICNGCQMMSNLHEIIPGAERWPHFVRNASEQFEARVAMVQIPQNPSILLQGMQGSMMPIAVAHGEGLAEFRDPAHVEQIILDKQVALCFVDNHGDLTQTYPCNPNGSPHGICGLTTPDGRFTILMPHPERVFRAVANSWRPDEWGEDGAWMRMFRNARVWVG; encoded by the coding sequence ATGACGAACGGAAAACCTGAAGCCTCGAAGGGGCCTTCCCCGAAAGCCCCGACGCTGTTGTCTTTGCCGGGCGCATCGGCCTTGTCGCCGTTCCGGCGCGACCGGTTGCTGAAAGAAATGCAGGCGCGCGTGCCGGGACTTGCCGATGTGACGGCGCACTACTGGCATTTCGCCGCACTCGAGAGTGAGCTGGATGCGCGTGGACGCGGGCTGCTGGAGCGCCTGTTGACCTACGGCCCCGCGGCCAATGCCGATCATGCGAACCCCTTTGCAGCACCTCTATTGGTTATCCCGCGCCTCGGCACGATTTCGCCGTGGTCCACCAAGGCCACCGATATCGCGCATTGCTGCGGATTGAAACAGATCCGGCGCGTTGAGCGCGGCGTGGCGTGGCAATTCATCAAGAGTGACGGCAGTGTGCTGGAAGCCGCTGAACGCGAAACGCTCATGCCGTTGATTCACGACCGCATGGTGGAAAACGTTTTGCCGGGGCTGACGCAGGCCGCGGAACTTTTCCGCCAGGACGCGCCGGTACAGCTGCGCGTAGTGGACCTGGTCGCGGGCGGGCGCGAGGCGTTGGTAACGGCGAATCGCGACTGGGGCCTGGCGCTGTCGGAGGACGAGATAGATTACCTGGTCAAGAATTTCAAACGTATCGGACGCAATCCCACCGACGTCGAGCTCATGATGTTCGCGCAGGCCAACTCCGAGCATTGCCGGCACAAAATCTTCAACGCCGACTGGATCATCGACGGCCAGCCCCAAACCGATTCGCTGTTCGGCATGATCCGCAAGACCCACGCCGCCAATCCCAAGGGCACGCTCAGCGCCTACGAGGACAACGCCGCGGTCATCGAAGGCGGGCGCATCGGGCGTTTCTTTCCCGAGCCGGGCACCGGCGTTTACACCTATCACGAGGATGACACCCACATCCTCATGAAGGTCGAGACCCACAACCATCCGACCGCGATCTCGCCGTTTCCGGGCGCGGCTACTGGTTCCGGCGGCGAGATACGCGATGAAGGCGCGACCGGCAGCGGCGCCAAGCCCAAGGCCGGGATTACCGGATTCTCCGTGTCGAACCTGCGCATTCCGGGTGCTACGCAGCCGTGGGAGCAGGATTACGGCAAGCCCGGCCGCATTGTGAGCGCGCTTTCGATCATGCTCGAAGGGCCGGTCGGCGGCGCTTCCTTTAATAATGAATTCGGCCGCCCCAACATCGGCGGTTATTTCCGCAGCTTCGAGATGGAAGTGGACGGCGAGGTGCGCGGTTACCACAAGCCCATCATGCTTGCCGGCGGCCTCGGCAACATCCGCGCGCAACATGTGCACAAGCGCGGGATTCCGGCCGGTGCCAAGATCATCGTCATCGGCGGGCCGGCCATGCTTATCGGTCTCGGCGGCGGCGCGGCTTCGAGCATGGCCACCGGCACCAGCCACGAAGAACTCGATTTCGCCTCGGTGCAGCGCTCCAACGCCGAGATGCAACGCCGTTGCCAGGAAGTCATCGACCAGTGCTGGGCGCTGGGCGAGGATAACCCGATCCTTTCCATTCACGACGTCGGTGCCGGCGGCCTGTCGAATGCGCTGCCAGAACTGGTGAACGGCGCCGGGCGTGGCGGAAGATTCGATCTGCGCGCGGTGCCGAACGACCAGCCCGGCATGTCGCCCATGGAAATCTGGTGTAACGAGGCGCAGGAGCGCTACGTGCTGGCGGTGGAAGAAAAGGAATTTGAAACCTTCAGTGCCTTGTGCGAGCGCGAGCGTTGTCCCTATGCCGTGGTTGGCCAAGCAACGAAGGAACAGCATCTGGTGCTGGAAGACAGCCAGTTTGCCGCGCAGGGCGAACGACAGGGCAAGCCAATCGATATGGATCTCGCGGTGCTGTTCGGCAAGCCGCCGAAAATGCAGCGCGATGTGAAACATAAAAAGAGCAAACTCGAACGCTTCAAGACCAGGGGCATCGATATCAAGGATGCGGTTAACCGCGTGCTGCACTTGCCGACCGTGGCCAACAAGACCTTCCTCATCAGCATCGGTGACCGCACCGTGTCAGGCCTGGTGTGCCGCGACCAGATGGTGGGGCCGTGGCAGGTGCCGGTGGCGGATGTCGCCGTCACTGCCAGCGGTTACGACGGCTACACCGGCGAGGCCATGGCCATCGGTGAACGCACGCCGCTGGCGCTGATCAATGCCGCTGCCAGCGGGCGCATGGCCATCGGCGAGGCGCTGACGAATCTCGCGGCCGCGCGCATCCAGAAACTCCCGGACGTGAAACTCTCCGCCAACTGGATGGCCGCCGCCGGCCACCCGGGCGAGGACGCCGCGCTGTACGACACGGTGCGCACGGTGGCGCTGGAAATGTGTCCGGCGCTCGGCATTTCCATCCCGGTCGGCAAGGATTCGATGTCGATGAAAACCGTGTGGCAGGACGCCGAAGGCAAAGAGCGTGCGGTGACCGCGCCGCTGTCGCTGATCGTCACGGCCTTCGCGCCGGTGATGGACGTGCGCAAGACGCTGACGCCACAGCTGCGCACTGACAAGGGCGAGACCGATTTGATTCTGGTGGACCTCGGCAAGGGCGCCAACCGCCTCGGTGGTTCGGCACTGGCGCAGGTGTACGGGCAGCTCGGCGATGAAGCCCCGGACGTGGACGACCCGCGCGTGCCGCGCCTGTTCTTCCACGTGGTGCAGGCGCTGAACGAACTCGGCTTTGCCTATGCTTATCACGACCGCTCCGACGGCGGCCTGCTCGCCACCATCTGCGAGATGGCCTTCGCCGGGCGCACCGGCGTGCGCATTGATCTGTCGGACCTCGGCAGCGATCCGGTTGCCGCGCTGTTCAACGAGGAGCTGGGCGCGGTGCTGCAAGTGCCGCGTTCGCGCCGCGAGGGCATCATCGGCGCGCTCAAGAAGGCCGGCCTTGCGCGCCATACCCACATCATCGGCACCCTGACCTCCGACGAAATCATCAGCTTCAACCACGATAACAAAGAGATTTTCTACGACTCGCGCGTGAATCTGCAGCGCGCCTGGTCCGAGACCACGTACCGAATGCAGGCCCTGCGCGACAATCCGCAATGCGCGCAGGAGGAATACGACCGCATTCTGGACATGGCCGATCCGGGCCTGAGCGCCAGGCTCACTTTCGATCCGGAGGAAAAAATCGCCGCGCCTTACATCGGTCGTGGGGTCAAGCCGCGCATCGCCATCCTGCGCGAGCAGGGCGTTAACGGCCAGGTGGAAATGGCGGCGGCCTTCGACCGCGCCGGATTTGCTGCCGTCGATGTAACCATGAGTGACATTATCGAAGGCCGTCTTGCGCTTAAGGACTTCAAGGGTTTCGCCGCCTGTGGCGGGTTCTCCTTCGGCGATGTACTCGGTGCCGGCGAGGGCTGGGCGAAATCGATTCTTTTCAATTCACGCGCGCGCGACGAGTTCGCGGCGTTTTTCACGCGCAAAGATACGTTCGCGCTCGGCATCTGCAACGGCTGCCAGATGATGTCGAACCTGCACGAGATCATCCCCGGCGCCGAGCGCTGGCCGCATTTTGTGCGCAATGCCTCGGAGCAATTCGAGGCGCGCGTGGCCATGGTGCAGATCCCGCAGAATCCCTCGATCCTGCTCCAGGGCATGCAGGGCTCGATGATGCCGATCGCAGTAGCGCACGGCGAGGGCCTTGCCGAGTTCCGTGACCCCGCGCATGTCGAGCAGATCATTCTCGACAAGCAAGTGGCGCTGTGTTTCGTGGACAACCACGGCGATCTCACCCAGACCTATCCGTGCAACCCCAACGGCTCGCCGCACGGCATCTGCGGCCTGACCACGCCGGACGGGCGCTTCACCATCCTGATGCCGCACCCCGAACGCGTGTTCCGCGCCGTCGCCAACTCCTGGCGCCCGGATGAATGGGGTGAGGATGGGGCGTGGATGAGGATGTTCAGAAATGCACGAGTTTGGGTCGGATAG
- the gnd gene encoding phosphogluconate dehydrogenase (NAD(+)-dependent, decarboxylating): protein MELGLIGLGRMGANMARRLRKGGVEVVAWNRTTEVTQDLARETGLEAAANLADIVSRLRAPRIVWLMLPAGEVTQQHIDQLSALLYPDDIIVDGGNSYYKDSLRRGQELAAKKLHYIDAGVSGGVWGLENGYALMLGGEKAAVDHLKPIIKVLAPAPDRGWLHCGPAGAGHFVKMIHNGIEYGMMQAYAEGFALMKARKDFDLDLGAVAEMWRHGSVVRSWLLDLSADYLTQDQELKDIAPFVGDSGEGRWTAIEGIEQGIPTPVMSLALMMRFASQGKDEYAGKLLAMMRRSFGGHATKEKSNRQD, encoded by the coding sequence GTGGAACTGGGACTGATCGGTCTGGGACGCATGGGGGCCAACATGGCCCGGCGGTTGAGGAAGGGCGGTGTTGAAGTCGTCGCTTGGAATCGCACTACCGAGGTCACGCAGGACCTCGCCAGGGAAACCGGCCTCGAGGCCGCGGCCAATCTGGCGGATATCGTTTCCCGGCTCAGGGCTCCCCGCATCGTCTGGCTCATGCTCCCCGCCGGCGAGGTGACGCAACAGCATATCGATCAACTTTCCGCGCTGCTGTACCCGGACGACATCATCGTGGACGGAGGCAATTCCTACTATAAGGATTCGTTGCGCCGTGGGCAGGAGCTGGCGGCGAAAAAGCTGCATTACATCGATGCCGGCGTGTCGGGTGGCGTATGGGGGCTGGAGAACGGCTATGCGCTGATGCTGGGCGGCGAGAAAGCTGCCGTGGACCACCTGAAACCGATTATCAAGGTGCTCGCGCCCGCGCCGGACAGGGGCTGGCTGCACTGCGGGCCGGCGGGCGCTGGGCATTTCGTGAAAATGATCCACAACGGCATCGAGTACGGCATGATGCAGGCCTACGCCGAGGGCTTCGCGCTCATGAAGGCGCGCAAGGATTTCGACCTCGATCTCGGTGCGGTCGCCGAGATGTGGCGCCACGGCAGCGTGGTGCGCAGCTGGCTGCTCGATCTCAGCGCCGATTATCTGACGCAAGATCAGGAGCTGAAGGACATCGCGCCCTTCGTGGGCGATTCGGGTGAGGGCCGCTGGACCGCAATCGAGGGCATCGAGCAGGGCATACCCACACCAGTGATGAGTCTCGCTCTCATGATGCGTTTCGCCAGTCAGGGCAAGGACGAATACGCCGGCAAGCTGCTGGCGATGATGCGCCGGAGCTTCGGCGGGCACGCGACGAAGGAAAAAAGCAATAGACAGGATTAA
- a CDS encoding DUF2569 domain-containing protein: protein MTEENKLEGLGGLLVLVGLGIILSPILVIAQTFPIYSEMFSNGSWEVLTTPGTEAYNPLWAPILICEITINIALVFAWLFIAFLFFSKKKIFPRWYVGILLFTLVFLLVDAFSIKLVLPNEPVFDPGTSTNIIRSVVVTLIWVPYIFMSKRVKATFVK, encoded by the coding sequence ATGACAGAAGAAAATAAGCTGGAAGGACTAGGTGGTTTGTTGGTGCTTGTGGGCTTGGGAATCATTCTTTCTCCAATATTAGTAATTGCACAAACTTTCCCGATATATTCTGAAATGTTCTCTAATGGGTCTTGGGAAGTGCTGACCACTCCGGGAACCGAGGCATACAATCCACTCTGGGCACCGATTCTGATATGTGAAATAACAATTAACATTGCTCTGGTTTTTGCGTGGTTATTCATTGCTTTTTTATTTTTCTCAAAGAAAAAAATATTTCCCAGGTGGTATGTCGGTATTCTGTTATTTACTCTGGTATTCCTTCTTGTTGATGCTTTTTCTATAAAATTGGTCCTACCAAACGAACCAGTATTCGACCCCGGCACATCAACAAATATTATTCGTTCAGTTGTCGTGACGCTCATATGGGTACCATATATTTTTATGTCAAAACGGGTGAAAGCCACGTTCGTGAAGTAA
- the dapA gene encoding 4-hydroxy-tetrahydrodipicolinate synthase, producing MFHGSMVALVTPMNEDGSLDLPALRRLVDFHIENGTDAIVAVGTTGESPTLDMDEHCEVIRVTVEHAKGRVPVIAGTGANSTTEAIELTRCAEKHGADACLLVTPYYNKPTQEGLYLHHKAIAEAVPVPQILYNVPGRTAVDMLPETVERLAAIPNIVGIKEATGNLDRARDILRRCGDKIDLYSGDDATAFDCILLGAKGDISVTANVAPKLMHEMCKLGLERQEKDARAINERLMGLHKNLFIEANPIPVKWAMKEMGLIKGGIRLPLTPLAQKHHETVRQAMRAAGVIH from the coding sequence ATGTTTCACGGCAGCATGGTGGCCCTGGTGACGCCCATGAACGAGGACGGGTCGCTGGACCTGCCCGCGTTGCGCCGCCTTGTCGATTTCCACATCGAGAACGGTACCGACGCTATCGTCGCGGTCGGCACCACCGGCGAGTCGCCGACGCTCGACATGGACGAGCACTGCGAAGTGATCCGCGTGACGGTGGAGCACGCCAAAGGGAGGGTGCCGGTGATCGCCGGTACCGGCGCGAATTCCACCACCGAGGCGATCGAACTCACCCGCTGCGCCGAAAAGCACGGCGCGGATGCCTGCCTGCTGGTCACGCCTTATTACAACAAGCCGACCCAGGAAGGTTTGTATCTCCACCACAAGGCCATCGCCGAAGCCGTGCCGGTGCCGCAGATACTATATAATGTGCCCGGTCGAACGGCCGTCGACATGTTGCCGGAAACCGTGGAACGCCTGGCCGCCATACCTAATATAGTGGGCATCAAGGAAGCCACCGGCAATCTCGATCGCGCGCGTGACATCCTGCGCCGCTGCGGCGACAAGATTGACCTTTATTCCGGGGATGACGCCACTGCGTTTGACTGCATCCTGCTCGGCGCCAAGGGCGATATTTCGGTCACGGCCAATGTCGCGCCCAAGCTCATGCACGAGATGTGCAAGCTCGGGCTCGAACGCCAGGAAAAGGACGCGCGCGCCATCAACGAACGCCTTATGGGCCTGCACAAGAACCTTTTCATTGAGGCCAATCCAATACCGGTGAAATGGGCGATGAAGGAAATGGGGCTGATCAAGGGCGGCATCCGCCTGCCATTGACGCCGCTGGCGCAAAAACATCACGAGACCGTGCGCCAGGCCATGCGTGCCGCGGGTGTTATTCACTGA
- a CDS encoding DUF4931 domain-containing protein, which translates to MTDSAPKPVREIRINPIVPSESVLVATARGMRPKKAEAPAPRDTRGHVETCPFCTGNEHMTPPVIAAYPAEKNWEIRIVENLYPVLGDDRSNPNLTFGLQQTIDGYGRHEVMIDHHQHGIAIHEMSEPHLALLFGVYRERMEQLYRSNSRLRYVLVFKNFGPAAGASIAHTHSQVIATPVIPDNVQAEVSNSRAFYQKNHHCIFCSLIDEALTFEATIYDRESGEIRRKINVGQYVIERVGKFIAIKPFASRYEWEVHILPLAHQSDFMRISKDDLNDLARVMRRTMARLDAVLGGAQYNYFLHSLPHDKNSDDCAASYHWHLEITPRTSIPSGFELGSGLFVNTVAPETAAEKLRAVVLD; encoded by the coding sequence ATGACAGATTCCGCTCCGAAACCCGTCCGCGAAATCCGCATCAACCCGATCGTGCCAAGCGAATCAGTGCTGGTGGCGACCGCGCGTGGCATGCGCCCGAAAAAAGCCGAGGCTCCCGCGCCACGCGACACCCGTGGTCATGTCGAAACCTGCCCGTTCTGCACCGGCAACGAACACATGACGCCACCGGTGATTGCCGCCTACCCGGCAGAAAAGAACTGGGAGATACGCATCGTCGAGAATCTCTATCCGGTGCTGGGCGATGACCGCAGCAACCCCAACCTCACGTTCGGATTGCAACAAACCATCGACGGCTACGGCCGGCACGAGGTTATGATCGACCACCACCAGCACGGCATCGCCATTCACGAGATGAGCGAACCGCATCTGGCACTGCTGTTCGGCGTCTACCGCGAGCGCATGGAGCAGCTTTACCGATCCAATTCACGGCTGCGCTATGTGCTGGTGTTCAAGAATTTCGGCCCCGCCGCTGGCGCCTCGATCGCGCATACCCACAGCCAGGTGATCGCCACGCCGGTCATCCCTGACAACGTGCAGGCGGAGGTTTCGAACAGCCGCGCATTCTATCAAAAAAATCACCATTGTATTTTTTGTTCCCTGATCGACGAGGCACTCACTTTCGAGGCCACCATCTACGACCGCGAATCCGGCGAGATACGGCGCAAGATCAACGTTGGCCAGTATGTCATCGAGCGCGTGGGGAAATTCATCGCCATCAAACCCTTCGCCAGCCGCTACGAGTGGGAAGTGCATATCCTGCCGCTGGCACACCAGAGCGATTTCATGCGCATATCAAAAGACGATCTCAACGATCTCGCGCGCGTGATGCGTCGCACCATGGCGCGTCTTGATGCCGTGCTCGGCGGCGCGCAGTACAACTACTTCCTGCACTCACTGCCCCATGACAAAAACAGCGATGATTGCGCCGCGAGTTATCACTGGCATCTGGAAATCACACCGCGTACCAGCATCCCCAGCGGTTTCGAGCTGGGCTCGGGATTGTTCGTCAACACGGTGGCGCCAGAAACGGCGGCGGAAAAACTGCGGGCGGTGGTATTGGATTAA
- a CDS encoding DUF2442 domain-containing protein has translation MKSAKLGKSTSTAEVTNVSKHGFWILLGNEELFVPFTQFPWFKDAPVSQLLNVEWPQPHHLYWPDLDVDLAVESIRHPEKFPLVSKQIK, from the coding sequence ATGAAATCCGCAAAGCTTGGAAAAAGCACTTCGACCGCTGAGGTCACCAACGTCTCCAAGCATGGATTCTGGATTCTCCTGGGCAATGAAGAACTGTTTGTCCCATTTACCCAGTTTCCATGGTTTAAGGATGCCCCCGTAAGCCAGCTACTCAACGTCGAGTGGCCGCAACCTCACCATTTGTACTGGCCCGATCTCGATGTTGATCTGGCCGTGGAATCCATTCGACATCCCGAGAAATTTCCGCTGGTGTCGAAACAGATTAAATGA
- a CDS encoding GlsB/YeaQ/YmgE family stress response membrane protein: MDITGLLIFLAIGALAGWLAGTFMKGRGFGLLGNIVVGIIGAVLGGFVFGLLGITAGGLIGSIVMATVGAALLLFIIGILKKA, translated from the coding sequence ATGGATATAACAGGATTGTTAATATTTCTGGCAATTGGTGCCTTAGCCGGCTGGTTGGCGGGAACATTCATGAAAGGTCGTGGTTTTGGCCTGCTCGGTAATATCGTTGTTGGCATCATAGGTGCCGTGCTTGGTGGTTTTGTATTTGGTCTGCTGGGTATCACGGCGGGTGGATTAATTGGTTCAATCGTTATGGCCACTGTCGGGGCTGCATTGCTGCTGTTCATTATCGGCATCCTCAAGAAGGCATAA
- a CDS encoding MBL fold metallo-hydrolase, whose translation MRFAILGSGSRGNAALIECGRTALLLDCGFSARETSARLARHNRHQSRLSAILITHEHGDHCRGAASCARQFGVPMWMTAGTWSALKDKFDEDADIHLINPHERFAIGDIEVQPFPVPHDAREPCQFTFSNGDTRMGFLTDIGSITTHVVDMLSDCDALVLECNHDVRMLRDGPYPPSLKARVGGDHGHLDNATAAKLLSQVMSPRLRYVAAAHLSETNNTPVLAQVALARAMDCEPEWIDVAEQDEGLAFHHIAEAWV comes from the coding sequence TTGCGCTTTGCGATTCTCGGCAGCGGCAGCCGCGGCAACGCCGCGCTGATCGAGTGCGGCCGCACTGCGCTCCTGCTCGACTGTGGATTTTCCGCGCGCGAAACCAGTGCGCGCCTGGCGCGGCATAACCGGCATCAGAGCCGGCTCTCCGCGATTCTGATTACTCATGAACATGGCGATCATTGTCGCGGCGCCGCCAGTTGCGCGCGCCAGTTTGGCGTGCCGATGTGGATGACGGCCGGGACCTGGTCCGCCCTCAAGGACAAGTTCGATGAGGACGCGGATATCCATCTGATTAATCCGCACGAGCGTTTTGCCATCGGCGATATCGAAGTACAGCCGTTTCCGGTGCCGCACGATGCGCGCGAACCCTGCCAGTTCACTTTCTCCAACGGCGACACGCGCATGGGATTTCTCACCGACATCGGTTCCATCACCACCCATGTCGTGGACATGCTGAGCGACTGCGATGCGCTCGTGCTGGAATGCAATCATGACGTGCGCATGCTGCGCGACGGGCCCTATCCACCGTCGCTCAAGGCGCGCGTGGGCGGCGATCATGGCCACCTCGATAATGCCACGGCGGCGAAGCTGTTGTCGCAGGTCATGTCGCCGCGCCTGCGCTACGTGGCGGCGGCACATCTCTCCGAGACCAACAACACGCCCGTGCTGGCGCAGGTGGCGCTGGCGCGCGCCATGGACTGTGAACCGGAATGGATCGACGTCGCCGAACAGGATGAAGGGCTGGCGTTTCACCATATCGCCGAAGCCTGGGTCTAA